A region of Candidatus Poribacteria bacterium DNA encodes the following proteins:
- a CDS encoding VWA domain-containing protein, whose product MRHTSSVKAFPILRVIRFTVLALLIFSLARPQLSQSREHQFTEGIDIFLVLDISESMRAEDFEGSNRIQIAKSVVNDFLTHRQNDRIGLVVFAGESFTLCPLTSDSSVLVELLRDVEIGHLEDGTAIGDALATATHRLRASKSQTKIVILLTDGENNAGSIEPGVAASLAQSFGIKVYTIGMGKEGGARIPYADTTFGKRYREGLTYLDEDTLKQIANITEGRYFRATDTQSLKHIYAEIDRFEKTKFETVNIVAHKELTAYFLIPAVLLLGTEILLSNTVLRKIP is encoded by the coding sequence ATGCGACATACTTCTTCAGTTAAAGCGTTTCCGATACTGAGAGTCATCAGGTTTACTGTTCTCGCGCTCCTCATTTTCTCCCTGGCGCGTCCGCAGCTGTCTCAAAGCCGGGAGCACCAATTCACTGAAGGCATCGATATCTTCTTAGTCCTTGACATTTCGGAGAGCATGCGCGCAGAGGATTTTGAAGGGTCCAATCGCATCCAAATCGCTAAATCCGTCGTTAACGATTTTCTGACGCACCGCCAAAACGATCGTATCGGTTTAGTCGTTTTTGCGGGTGAAAGTTTCACGCTCTGCCCACTAACGTCAGACTCTTCGGTGTTAGTGGAATTGCTCCGAGATGTAGAGATCGGACACCTCGAGGATGGCACGGCTATAGGGGACGCGCTTGCAACCGCCACCCATCGGCTACGCGCCTCGAAATCCCAAACGAAGATTGTCATCCTCTTGACCGACGGTGAAAATAACGCTGGCAGCATTGAACCGGGAGTCGCAGCTTCTCTCGCACAATCCTTCGGGATTAAGGTTTACACGATCGGTATGGGAAAAGAGGGGGGTGCACGCATTCCCTATGCGGATACGACCTTTGGCAAACGCTATCGCGAGGGGCTAACCTACCTCGACGAGGATACCCTAAAACAGATTGCCAACATAACAGAAGGTCGTTATTTTCGCGCCACAGACACGCAATCGTTGAAACACATCTACGCAGAAATTGATCGCTTTGAAAAAACGAAATTTGAGACAGTCAACATCGTTGCCCACAAGGAGCTGACGGCATATTTTCTAATACCTGCAGTGCTCCTACTGGGAACCGAGATTCTATTGAGCAACACAGTCTTACGGAAAATCCCTTAG